From Nitrospiraceae bacterium, a single genomic window includes:
- a CDS encoding acyl--CoA ligase yields the protein MIETISLNKHIQEAHRNENPLLDIPFSSFAQFFHQRVTDPALRRDVYLTYYDDSGMVRSYTYEEFENAVYRTVTFLREQLGVHRGDRIVTLLFNHDSTVVMYYAAWVLGAVVVPIDINESEDRRFYILEHSEASVAFCWGTEYEALQDIQNRLPHLRHLVSLGNGTSPLMDILGHPRPAQTPNRGSLDQAALQDEALIVYTSGTTGPPKGVVLTIENLLVDAHGIARWHGLERSHCLMCVLPIHHVNGIVVTLITPFYGEGRSVLNRRFHQSAFWNRIQDERVTCVSVVPTILEFLLEGSRNNRQYRLDHFRGLICGAGPLLKDTVSRFEHQFLAPVRHGYGLSETTCYSSFLPVNLSQQEHRHWLTDYDYPSIGLAIPYNDMAILDPQGHPVDEMEKGEICIRGQTVCSGYLKRPDANEESFRWGWFRSGDEGFFVRDQADRPYFFISGRLKELIIRGGVNISPLEIDEVLRGHPSVKFGMAVSFENRFYGEEIAGYLVVKEHMPQPSEDEMVTWCRKALPFAKCPKVFMFGQEVPYTTTGKPKRLELKARLSPALARYRDVQFRSFQRGSTPKHQTA from the coding sequence ATGATTGAAACAATTTCCTTGAATAAACATATTCAAGAAGCCCATCGGAACGAAAACCCGCTCCTCGACATCCCCTTTTCTTCGTTTGCACAATTTTTTCATCAACGGGTGACCGATCCGGCACTCAGGAGAGATGTGTATTTAACCTATTACGACGATTCCGGGATGGTTCGAAGCTATACCTATGAGGAGTTCGAAAACGCCGTCTATCGAACTGTGACCTTCCTGCGTGAGCAACTGGGGGTCCACCGTGGGGATCGCATTGTCACCCTGCTGTTCAATCATGACTCGACCGTGGTGATGTATTATGCGGCATGGGTCCTTGGAGCCGTGGTTGTGCCGATTGACATCAATGAATCTGAAGACCGTCGCTTCTACATTCTGGAACATTCAGAGGCCTCTGTGGCCTTTTGCTGGGGAACCGAATACGAAGCCCTTCAGGATATCCAGAATCGACTGCCCCATCTTCGGCATCTCGTCTCTCTCGGAAATGGAACCTCACCCCTCATGGACATATTGGGTCACCCTCGCCCTGCCCAGACACCCAATCGCGGGTCTCTCGATCAAGCTGCTCTCCAGGATGAAGCATTGATTGTCTACACCTCCGGAACGACGGGACCGCCAAAAGGAGTCGTGCTCACGATCGAAAATCTTCTCGTCGATGCCCACGGCATTGCAAGATGGCACGGACTGGAAAGAAGTCATTGCCTCATGTGCGTGCTGCCGATCCATCATGTGAACGGGATCGTGGTCACGCTCATCACGCCATTTTACGGAGAGGGTAGATCCGTGCTGAACCGGCGTTTTCACCAGTCCGCGTTTTGGAACCGAATCCAGGATGAAAGGGTGACCTGCGTGAGCGTGGTCCCTACCATTCTGGAGTTTTTGCTGGAAGGAAGCCGGAATAACCGGCAATACCGGCTTGATCATTTTCGTGGATTGATTTGCGGAGCCGGCCCTCTCTTGAAGGACACGGTGTCACGGTTTGAGCATCAATTTCTTGCTCCTGTTCGCCATGGCTACGGACTATCTGAAACCACGTGTTATTCCAGTTTTCTTCCCGTCAACCTTTCCCAACAGGAACACAGACACTGGCTCACGGACTATGACTATCCATCCATTGGCCTCGCGATTCCTTACAACGACATGGCAATTCTCGATCCCCAAGGACACCCGGTCGACGAGATGGAAAAGGGGGAAATTTGTATCCGCGGACAAACGGTGTGTTCAGGTTACTTAAAACGACCGGATGCCAATGAGGAAAGTTTCCGGTGGGGATGGTTCCGGTCGGGCGATGAGGGGTTCTTCGTTCGTGATCAGGCTGATCGCCCGTATTTTTTCATATCCGGGCGGCTGAAGGAATTAATCATCCGTGGCGGTGTGAACATTTCACCCTTGGAAATTGATGAAGTACTCAGAGGACACCCTTCCGTCAAATTCGGTATGGCCGTTTCATTCGAAAACCGTTTTTACGGAGAAGAAATTGCCGGATACCTCGTGGTCAAAGAACATATGCCGCAACCTTCGGAGGATGAGATGGTCACATGGTGTCGCAAGGCATTGCCCTTTGCCAAGTGTCCCAAGGTCTTCATGTTCGGCCAGGAAGTGCCCTATACGACCACGGGGAAGCCCAAACGTTTGGAATTAAAGGCAAGGTTGAGCCCGGCATTGGCACGCTACCGCGACGTCCAATTCCGCTCTTTCCAGCGGGGCTCGACGCCAAAACATCAGACGGCTTGA
- a CDS encoding iron-containing redox enzyme family protein, translating into MSGFYREMRNFVLHHGAINNSYLNWFKKGVASNEELYAFAVEFYNFARFFPKILVAQLVNTEDESVADELTRVLYSELGEGNPENRHELLYRHFLRSIDIDLHQALTTPMMPSTRAYIEGMEELYSSGNHEQALGASFGLENMAITMWDHLIPGLQSLRRERFPGIDLRYFTFHRELESTHEEAMVHAVAAMEGHGSIQGTLSIQERQNFHDGVRQVLNFLEGFWMGLERQRRITNSNHHGTHSRNRHVTLGDAR; encoded by the coding sequence ATGTCAGGATTTTATCGTGAAATGCGGAATTTCGTACTTCATCATGGTGCCATCAACAACTCATATCTGAATTGGTTTAAGAAGGGTGTCGCATCCAATGAAGAGCTCTATGCTTTTGCGGTGGAGTTTTATAACTTTGCCCGATTCTTTCCAAAAATTCTGGTCGCACAACTGGTCAATACCGAAGACGAATCCGTCGCGGATGAATTGACGCGGGTCTTGTATTCGGAATTAGGGGAGGGAAACCCTGAGAACAGGCATGAGTTGCTTTATCGGCATTTCCTCCGTTCCATCGACATCGATCTTCATCAAGCCCTCACCACACCGATGATGCCTTCCACCCGGGCCTATATCGAAGGAATGGAAGAATTGTATAGCAGCGGGAACCATGAACAAGCTCTGGGTGCTTCCTTTGGCCTGGAAAACATGGCCATCACCATGTGGGACCACCTCATTCCGGGCTTACAGTCTTTGCGCCGTGAAAGATTCCCTGGGATTGATTTGAGGTATTTCACCTTCCATCGTGAACTGGAATCCACTCATGAGGAGGCCATGGTCCATGCCGTTGCCGCCATGGAAGGACATGGCTCTATTCAGGGGACTCTCTCCATCCAGGAACGACAGAATTTTCACGACGGCGTTCGTCAGGTTCTGAACTTTTTAGAGGGGTTCTGGATGGGTCTTGAGCGTCAACGAAGGATAACCAACTCTAACCACCACGGAACGCATTCCAGGAACAGGCATGTCACACTCGGTGATGCGCGATGA
- a CDS encoding alpha-ketoacid dehydrogenase subunit beta has protein sequence MTTSAIAHEVTYLEAISQALDEEMSQDERVFLMGEDIGPYGGAFRVTEGFQDKYGEWRVLDTPLAESGIVGAAIGAAMMGMRPVVEMQFADFISCAFDQITEMAAKNHYRWGAEVPMVIRAPYGGGTHGGPFHSVCPEAWFFHTPGLKLVAPSTAYDAKGLLKAAIRDHNPVIYFEHKFLYRRVKEVLPAEDYIVPIGEAEIKRTGSEISVITYGAMVHVALEAAEALDQEGIDMEVVDLRTLSPLDTDTVKDSVRKTGKVIILHEDTKTGGIGGEIAAMLAEECFNSLDAPIMRIAAPDIPVPYSPPLENFFLPKAHDVITAARQLAAY, from the coding sequence ATGACCACATCCGCTATCGCACATGAAGTGACCTATCTGGAGGCTATTTCGCAAGCCCTTGATGAGGAAATGAGTCAGGATGAACGCGTCTTTCTTATGGGGGAGGATATCGGCCCTTACGGTGGGGCCTTTCGTGTTACAGAAGGGTTTCAAGACAAGTATGGTGAATGGAGAGTGCTGGATACGCCCCTGGCTGAATCGGGAATTGTCGGGGCTGCGATTGGAGCGGCGATGATGGGCATGAGACCTGTGGTGGAAATGCAATTTGCGGATTTCATTTCCTGTGCGTTTGATCAAATCACCGAGATGGCCGCGAAGAATCATTATCGGTGGGGAGCAGAGGTGCCCATGGTCATTCGCGCACCCTACGGGGGAGGGACCCATGGAGGCCCGTTCCATTCCGTATGCCCGGAAGCCTGGTTCTTTCATACCCCCGGGTTGAAACTGGTAGCTCCCTCAACTGCTTATGACGCCAAAGGATTGTTGAAGGCCGCGATCCGGGATCATAACCCCGTCATTTATTTTGAGCATAAATTTCTGTACCGGCGGGTGAAAGAGGTGCTTCCTGCTGAAGATTATATCGTCCCGATCGGAGAGGCGGAGATCAAACGAACAGGAAGCGAGATATCCGTCATCACCTATGGAGCCATGGTCCACGTGGCATTAGAGGCAGCAGAGGCCTTGGATCAGGAAGGAATCGACATGGAGGTCGTAGATCTTCGCACCCTGAGCCCTCTTGATACCGATACGGTCAAAGACTCTGTTCGAAAAACGGGCAAAGTGATTATTCTCCACGAAGATACAAAGACCGGAGGCATCGGTGGTGAGATTGCCGCAATGCTGGCTGAAGAATGCTTCAACTCGCTTGATGCACCGATTATGAGGATCGCAGCCCCCGATATTCCCGTGCCCTACAGTCCCCCGCTGGAGAATTTTTTTCTTCCGAAAGCTCATGATGTTATCACCGCCGCCCGACAATTGGCGGCCTATTGA
- a CDS encoding VOC family protein, producing the protein MGDTVGIDHITLCVNDLHAAEHLFNNILGFRTIWSADDVGSDRSSMDTIVVQRNNIRVALMQGRDKTGKSQITEFVERFGPGIQHVALEVDDIETVCQEWEAHGVKFSGPVKEGRDGFGPLLQRFTYPLFPGSGIFFELTQRKQGQEESKTFVKSTVESLYQDIERDQTQGVEQTIIDFEHIP; encoded by the coding sequence ATGGGTGACACGGTTGGAATTGATCACATTACACTCTGCGTGAATGATCTGCATGCTGCCGAACACCTGTTCAACAACATTCTTGGTTTCCGAACGATCTGGTCTGCCGATGATGTGGGATCCGACAGGTCGAGCATGGATACTATTGTGGTTCAACGAAACAATATTCGAGTGGCCCTCATGCAAGGCCGGGATAAAACCGGGAAATCACAGATTACGGAGTTTGTGGAACGGTTTGGCCCGGGTATTCAGCATGTTGCATTGGAAGTAGACGATATCGAAACCGTGTGCCAGGAATGGGAAGCCCATGGCGTGAAGTTCAGTGGACCCGTAAAGGAAGGTCGAGATGGATTCGGTCCGCTCCTTCAGCGTTTTACGTATCCACTGTTTCCCGGTAGTGGGATTTTCTTTGAACTGACTCAGCGAAAGCAGGGACAGGAGGAGTCAAAGACTTTTGTGAAGAGCACCGTCGAGTCCTTATATCAGGATATTGAACGGGATCAAACGCAAGGCGTGGAACAGACCATTATTGACTTTGAGCATATTCCATAA
- a CDS encoding fumarylacetoacetate hydrolase family protein: protein MKLVTFQVHTPVGKFARVGAFHHGSIVDLNMAYTRMLADLGESQPYRLATSGVPSSMLELLQGEVSAMNRAREAFHYISDNDHVVHGPDGETIVYNREEVSLLAPIPHPPLLRDFIAFEAHIAATSKKRGQPIPPEWYKAPVYYKGNPQTIIGPEDGLAWPLQTQKLDYELELACVIGRKGRDITADKAWDYIAGYTIMNDFSARDVQFLEMACRLGPAKGKDFATALGPCLVTPDEIPDLKQLAMVARVNGEVWSKGSFGTIYWSFAQMIEHVSRGETIYPGEVFGSGTVGGGCGLEMDRFLQPDDVVELEIQPIGTLKTTITKEH from the coding sequence ATGAAACTTGTCACCTTCCAGGTTCACACACCAGTCGGAAAGTTTGCACGGGTCGGAGCATTCCACCATGGGTCTATCGTGGATCTGAACATGGCGTACACGCGGATGCTGGCGGATCTAGGGGAGTCTCAACCCTACAGGCTTGCCACATCGGGAGTCCCGTCCTCTATGCTGGAACTCCTTCAGGGGGAAGTGTCGGCGATGAATAGAGCCCGGGAAGCCTTTCACTATATCAGTGACAACGATCATGTGGTCCATGGCCCTGATGGTGAAACGATTGTCTATAACAGGGAAGAGGTTTCGTTGCTTGCGCCGATCCCTCATCCCCCTCTTCTTCGTGATTTTATTGCCTTTGAGGCGCACATCGCCGCGACTTCCAAAAAACGAGGTCAACCCATACCCCCGGAGTGGTACAAGGCTCCGGTCTATTATAAAGGCAATCCACAGACCATCATCGGGCCCGAAGATGGTCTGGCATGGCCGTTACAGACACAAAAACTCGATTATGAGCTGGAGTTGGCCTGTGTCATTGGTCGAAAGGGGAGAGATATTACGGCGGATAAGGCGTGGGACTACATTGCCGGCTATACCATCATGAATGATTTTAGTGCGCGGGATGTTCAATTCCTGGAAATGGCCTGTCGGCTTGGACCCGCGAAGGGAAAGGATTTTGCCACGGCGTTGGGACCCTGCCTGGTGACGCCGGATGAGATTCCAGACCTGAAGCAGCTGGCCATGGTGGCTCGTGTCAACGGAGAAGTCTGGTCGAAAGGGTCGTTTGGAACCATTTACTGGTCGTTCGCTCAAATGATTGAACATGTGTCCAGGGGAGAAACGATCTACCCCGGCGAAGTGTTCGGTTCTGGAACCGTGGGTGGGGGGTGTGGATTAGAGATGGATCGGTTTTTACAGCCGGATGATGTCGTGGAGCTGGAAATTCAGCCTATTGGAACATTGAAAACAACGATTACCAAGGAGCATTGA
- a CDS encoding thiamine pyrophosphate-dependent dehydrogenase E1 component subunit alpha → MEISQSEFLHLYYFLKLTRALEERVTTLYRQGRIVGGAYTSHGMEAISVGYASALQADDIIAPFHRDMGAFLVRGITPGEILAQYLGKRTGPTKGKDGNVHMGDLKRGIIAFVSHLADNLPVATGAALAFKLRGESRIVAANTGDGGTSRGDFHEALNFASVRRLPVVFFCNNNQYAYSTPLHYQMAIKDVVERAKAYAIPGEIVDGNDVASVYLIAQRAFQRARDGGGPTFIECKTMRMHGHSEHDSAKYVPRELLEEWKKKDPILNAERRLKKLGYAGQREFQEIHMRVEKEIETALEFAEQSPLPDGPEALEGVYATNPVEVLI, encoded by the coding sequence ATGGAGATTTCACAATCTGAATTTCTCCACCTCTATTATTTCCTTAAACTCACCAGAGCGTTGGAGGAACGAGTCACTACGCTGTACCGCCAAGGTCGCATCGTCGGTGGAGCGTATACCAGCCATGGAATGGAGGCGATATCGGTGGGCTATGCTTCCGCCCTGCAGGCCGATGATATTATCGCGCCCTTCCACCGGGATATGGGCGCGTTTTTAGTCAGAGGCATTACGCCGGGTGAGATTTTAGCTCAGTATCTTGGAAAGCGCACCGGACCCACCAAGGGGAAGGACGGCAATGTGCACATGGGCGACTTGAAACGTGGCATCATCGCCTTTGTCAGCCATCTGGCCGACAATCTTCCCGTGGCGACCGGAGCGGCATTGGCATTTAAGCTCCGTGGTGAATCCCGTATTGTCGCCGCGAATACCGGAGATGGGGGGACCAGTCGCGGAGATTTTCATGAAGCGTTGAACTTCGCGTCCGTTCGCCGGCTGCCGGTGGTATTCTTTTGCAATAACAACCAATACGCCTACTCCACCCCGCTTCATTACCAGATGGCCATCAAAGATGTCGTTGAACGCGCAAAAGCCTATGCCATACCAGGCGAAATTGTAGACGGCAACGATGTCGCTTCCGTCTATCTCATCGCTCAACGGGCATTTCAACGCGCCAGAGACGGAGGGGGACCCACCTTTATCGAATGTAAAACCATGCGTATGCACGGGCATTCGGAGCATGATTCCGCTAAATATGTGCCTCGAGAACTCCTGGAAGAGTGGAAGAAGAAAGATCCCATCCTGAATGCGGAACGTCGCCTGAAAAAATTGGGGTATGCCGGTCAACGGGAGTTCCAGGAAATTCATATGAGGGTGGAAAAGGAAATTGAAACTGCCCTGGAGTTCGCGGAACAAAGCCCTCTTCCCGACGGTCCGGAAGCGTTGGAGGGCGTCTATGCGACCAATCCCGTGGAGGTACTGATATGA
- a CDS encoding MmgE/PrpD family protein: protein MMLAERLAEYAEFLTFRSLPPEVIHEVKRRVLDSLACAYGAIIAPPCRIARRLATQVMVKDGATVWGTRHRTSPDLAAFANGTAVRYLDCNDTYLSREPAHPSDNIPACLAVAESLHVHGRQFIQSIVLAYEVQCRLCDAAALRPRGWDHVTYGAFSTAVATARLLKLSKIQTVHALNLAGITAGALRQTRVGEVSLWKACAFANASRNGIFAGLAAREGMTGPEAMFEGEKGFMKVISGPFSLPEMGGRHGSSYKILDTYIKPHPVEYHAQSAVEAAFAIREQLIAACGEYPAHRIKAIIVGSGDVAIEIIGRDQEKWHPKTRETADHSLPFCVAVALTDGEIAPRSFSPHRLNDTVLLNLMQKIRVEEVKEFSERYPDAMANRIDVTLMDGRTFTAQIDHPKGHPRRPLTDRELELKFQKLSSRKIGRKDITNVIQTVWELDRLKDVNVLVSALPVVD from the coding sequence ATGATGCTGGCTGAACGCCTGGCCGAGTATGCGGAGTTTTTGACCTTTCGGAGTCTTCCTCCGGAAGTGATTCATGAGGTGAAGCGACGGGTCTTGGATAGTCTGGCCTGTGCGTATGGTGCCATCATCGCACCCCCATGCAGGATTGCCAGGCGGCTGGCGACTCAAGTGATGGTCAAAGACGGGGCAACAGTATGGGGAACCCGTCATCGAACCAGTCCGGATCTGGCCGCCTTTGCGAATGGCACAGCGGTACGGTATCTCGACTGCAACGATACCTACCTCTCCAGGGAACCCGCGCATCCTTCAGACAATATTCCTGCCTGTCTGGCGGTTGCCGAAAGTCTTCATGTTCATGGCCGGCAGTTTATTCAGTCCATCGTGCTGGCCTATGAGGTTCAGTGCCGTCTTTGTGACGCAGCCGCGCTTCGCCCCCGAGGATGGGATCACGTCACCTACGGAGCGTTTTCTACTGCGGTTGCCACAGCCAGGCTGCTCAAGCTCTCCAAAATACAGACCGTACATGCGCTCAATCTGGCGGGGATCACGGCTGGAGCACTGCGGCAGACCAGAGTGGGGGAAGTTTCCCTATGGAAAGCCTGCGCGTTTGCCAATGCAAGCCGGAACGGAATCTTTGCAGGATTGGCGGCTCGCGAGGGTATGACCGGACCGGAGGCCATGTTTGAAGGAGAAAAGGGATTTATGAAGGTGATTTCCGGACCATTCTCTTTACCCGAAATGGGAGGCCGCCACGGCTCTTCCTATAAAATTCTTGACACCTACATCAAGCCCCATCCGGTGGAATATCATGCTCAGTCGGCGGTGGAGGCGGCATTCGCCATTCGGGAACAACTGATTGCTGCGTGTGGGGAATACCCTGCCCACCGAATCAAAGCAATTATTGTCGGCAGTGGTGACGTGGCGATCGAAATTATTGGACGGGATCAGGAAAAGTGGCATCCCAAAACCCGTGAGACTGCTGATCATAGTCTCCCTTTTTGCGTTGCAGTCGCCCTGACGGATGGAGAAATAGCTCCCAGGTCATTTTCCCCGCATCGCCTGAACGATACCGTTCTGTTGAATCTGATGCAGAAAATCCGTGTTGAAGAGGTCAAAGAGTTTTCCGAGCGTTATCCGGATGCCATGGCCAACAGAATTGATGTCACCCTGATGGACGGCAGGACGTTCACGGCCCAGATTGACCATCCCAAAGGTCATCCACGACGCCCGCTCACCGATCGCGAACTTGAATTGAAGTTTCAGAAGTTGTCTTCACGGAAAATCGGCCGGAAAGATATAACGAACGTTATCCAAACCGTTTGGGAACTGGACCGTCTGAAAGACGTGAATGTCCTGGTGTCGGCATTACCAGTTGTGGATTGA
- a CDS encoding 2-oxo acid dehydrogenase subunit E2 has protein sequence MATDIVMPQLGESIAEGTIVKWLVPLGGQIKKDESLLEVETDKVALDIPSPANGALTEILIQEGQTVPVGTLLARLDYSSETGNGDSATSTIQSPVSSGHGHATFSGSPDLLSPAVRDLAAKHQVDLSRITGTGMNGRITKKDVLEFLDKQGRPGKESGNPLTGQPAALPSSPEEELIPLSSMRRTIAERMIKSRQTAAHVVTFFEADFTTIEPARQELHLTYLPFVIKAVTQGINAFPILNSSWSAKGLIIKHAMHIGVAVAVEEGLLVPVVKHADQKDLRQLGTEVADLSQRARSKQLQPEEVQGGTFTITNHGGTGSLFSTPIINQPQIAILGVGAVQRRAVVVNESIEIRPMAYLSLAFDHRVIDGATADQFMLMVKSVLEQPSWEVAP, from the coding sequence ATGGCCACCGACATCGTCATGCCGCAATTAGGTGAAAGCATTGCCGAAGGCACCATCGTAAAATGGCTGGTTCCGCTGGGGGGACAGATAAAAAAAGATGAATCCCTGTTAGAGGTGGAAACAGACAAAGTCGCATTGGATATTCCTTCCCCGGCGAACGGAGCCTTAACCGAGATTTTGATTCAGGAAGGGCAAACGGTCCCGGTGGGCACCCTCCTTGCGCGACTCGATTACTCTTCCGAAACCGGAAACGGTGATTCCGCGACAAGCACCATTCAATCACCGGTATCATCTGGTCACGGCCATGCAACGTTCTCTGGATCCCCGGATCTCCTTTCACCCGCTGTTCGAGACCTTGCTGCCAAGCACCAGGTGGACCTCAGCCGCATCACCGGAACCGGCATGAATGGACGGATTACCAAGAAGGACGTCCTGGAATTTCTGGATAAGCAAGGCCGTCCCGGAAAAGAGTCCGGCAATCCGCTAACGGGACAGCCCGCAGCACTGCCTTCTTCCCCTGAAGAAGAGCTGATTCCCCTGAGTTCCATGCGACGAACGATTGCTGAACGCATGATCAAAAGTCGACAGACCGCAGCCCACGTGGTGACGTTCTTTGAAGCCGACTTTACAACCATCGAACCCGCCAGACAGGAGCTCCATCTGACTTATCTGCCTTTTGTGATCAAGGCGGTCACGCAGGGAATCAACGCATTTCCGATTCTCAATTCCTCCTGGTCTGCCAAGGGCCTGATTATCAAACATGCCATGCATATCGGGGTAGCTGTCGCTGTCGAGGAAGGATTATTGGTTCCCGTTGTCAAACATGCCGATCAAAAAGATCTTCGGCAATTAGGCACAGAAGTGGCCGATCTGTCTCAACGGGCACGCAGCAAACAACTCCAGCCCGAGGAAGTCCAAGGAGGGACCTTCACCATCACGAATCATGGAGGGACCGGCAGCCTCTTCAGCACCCCGATCATCAACCAACCGCAAATTGCCATTCTTGGCGTTGGCGCTGTTCAGCGGCGAGCAGTGGTCGTGAACGAGTCCATAGAAATTCGCCCCATGGCCTACTTGAGTCTGGCCTTTGATCATCGGGTCATCGATGGAGCCACGGCCGATCAATTCATGCTCATGGTGAAATCTGTTCTGGAACAACCCTCCTGGGAGGTCGCCCCATGA
- a CDS encoding homogentisate 1,2-dioxygenase, whose protein sequence is MYLTRKGQSPRQAHVNIPSGLYEEEHGRQGFAGPASHLYRLHPPTNWLRIDGPCRPRAFQCSDLTPSDFFSGESRPLEILRSPDARLSISRRKETMPYYFRNADGDEVYFVHKGRGLVETDYGVLAYEPGDYLVIPKGTTYRMVVEEGPGVMLIIETSEPVMLPERGLLGQHALFDPEVLGVPELSAPVTTNRQHEWELRIKRDGAYTKVFYPFPPVDVVGWKGEVWPTKLNVRDFRPVTSPRYHLPPSVHATFQAGRVWISTFAPRPLESEPGALKIPFYHRNTDFDEVLFYHEGNFFSRSGIHPGTMTLHPQGIHHGPHSGAVEASKTQTQTNEIAVMVESQQPFSVMLEAEAVELKNYSMSWSTP, encoded by the coding sequence ATGTACTTAACACGGAAAGGTCAATCACCCCGGCAAGCGCACGTCAATATTCCATCAGGGCTGTATGAAGAGGAACATGGACGCCAGGGATTTGCCGGTCCGGCTTCCCATCTGTACCGATTGCATCCTCCGACCAACTGGCTTCGCATCGATGGGCCCTGCCGGCCTCGCGCCTTCCAGTGCAGCGACCTGACCCCTTCAGATTTTTTCTCCGGGGAAAGCCGACCGCTGGAAATATTACGAAGTCCGGACGCCCGGCTGTCTATTTCCCGCCGGAAAGAAACAATGCCGTATTATTTTCGGAATGCGGATGGCGATGAGGTGTATTTTGTGCATAAAGGCCGTGGTCTGGTGGAAACCGATTACGGCGTGCTGGCGTATGAACCCGGAGACTATCTGGTCATTCCCAAAGGGACGACCTACCGGATGGTTGTGGAAGAAGGACCCGGTGTCATGTTGATCATCGAAACTTCTGAGCCTGTCATGCTGCCCGAACGGGGTTTGTTGGGACAGCATGCCCTATTTGATCCCGAGGTCCTTGGGGTTCCCGAACTTTCAGCGCCTGTCACCACCAATCGTCAACATGAATGGGAGCTTCGCATCAAACGTGATGGAGCCTATACCAAGGTGTTTTATCCTTTTCCTCCAGTGGATGTCGTGGGGTGGAAGGGAGAGGTTTGGCCGACGAAACTCAACGTTCGGGATTTTCGGCCAGTGACCAGTCCCCGCTATCATTTGCCTCCGAGCGTCCACGCGACCTTCCAGGCGGGAAGAGTGTGGATATCGACGTTTGCCCCCAGGCCGCTGGAGAGTGAGCCTGGTGCATTGAAAATTCCCTTTTATCATCGGAATACGGATTTTGACGAAGTCCTGTTTTATCACGAGGGAAATTTTTTCAGCCGGTCGGGCATCCATCCGGGAACGATGACTTTGCATCCTCAGGGCATACATCATGGACCCCATTCAGGCGCGGTTGAGGCCAGTAAAACACAAACCCAGACGAATGAAATTGCCGTGATGGTGGAGTCACAGCAGCCCTTCTCCGTGATGCTTGAGGCTGAGGCTGTTGAATTAAAAAACTATTCCATGAGTTGGAGCACACCATGA
- the prpB gene encoding methylisocitrate lyase, translating to MSGKPITSQSRARRFRAELQRDTLAVPGVFNAFSARLVEDAGFPAAYLSGAGLAASRALPDIGLLTMTEVVTETRYVTQRVQIPVIIDADTGFGDRHQVYRTVQELESAGAVGIQLEDQVLAKRCGHLPGKTLISCEGMCQKIQSAVEAKQDRDLVIIARTDARSVEGLDGAIERARAYRAAGADAIFPEALQSAEEFQAAVKALKYSGGILVANMTEWGQTPYMTVKEFSGMGYHIVLFPMTVFRVMAKAGGAALLELQKQGTQQAFLDSMQTRQALYEVLDYQKYERVPKE from the coding sequence ATGAGTGGGAAACCCATAACCTCCCAGAGTCGGGCGCGCCGCTTTCGAGCGGAGCTTCAACGGGACACGCTGGCGGTGCCGGGTGTATTTAATGCGTTTTCGGCTCGATTGGTTGAGGATGCCGGTTTTCCGGCAGCATACCTCTCGGGGGCGGGTCTGGCGGCTTCCCGGGCACTACCCGATATCGGGCTATTAACGATGACGGAGGTGGTGACAGAAACCCGGTACGTGACTCAGAGGGTTCAAATTCCGGTCATTATCGATGCCGATACGGGCTTTGGAGACAGGCACCAGGTGTATCGCACGGTTCAGGAATTAGAATCAGCCGGAGCGGTGGGAATCCAATTGGAAGACCAGGTGTTGGCAAAACGTTGCGGCCATTTGCCCGGAAAAACCCTGATTTCCTGTGAGGGTATGTGTCAAAAAATTCAGTCGGCAGTTGAAGCCAAACAGGACCGGGATCTTGTCATCATTGCGAGGACGGATGCCCGGTCTGTGGAAGGTCTGGATGGGGCCATTGAGAGAGCTCGAGCTTACAGGGCAGCCGGCGCTGATGCGATTTTCCCCGAGGCCCTGCAGTCAGCGGAAGAATTTCAGGCGGCAGTCAAAGCTTTGAAATATTCCGGGGGTATTCTGGTCGCCAATATGACTGAATGGGGGCAAACTCCCTATATGACCGTCAAGGAATTCTCCGGAATGGGATATCACATCGTACTGTTCCCCATGACCGTATTTCGTGTGATGGCGAAGGCAGGCGGGGCAGCTCTTCTGGAATTACAAAAACAGGGGACCCAACAAGCTTTCCTCGATAGCATGCAAACCAGGCAGGCCTTGTACGAGGTGTTGGATTATCAAAAGTATGAACGTGTGCCAAAGGAATGA